The Epinephelus moara isolate mb chromosome 21, YSFRI_EMoa_1.0, whole genome shotgun sequence DNA window TAGCATTAGAGCATCTTGTTCACATGTGTGTTTTAATGAAGAAATCTGTCTTCTAAATTGAACAACTTCTTATTCTGCCCAGACATAGCCAAATAAACCACACAAGTGACATACTAAAGAAGATTTGTTTACATAGAAATATTTGCTCAGTTAattaatgtcataaaatgttaTGCCAACTGAAGCAGCAAAGTAAATATGTGGTATCTTGACAACAGCATCATGCCACGCTTTTGAGAAAGCTCCTGCGTTGTGTTCAACCTTTCTGAGAGTAGAAATCAAACGCAGCTTTGAAGCCGTAATGGGCCTGTGGCATTTTCTTCATGTAATTATGATGCAGTATCAGTTTCCTCTGATCACGCACCAGGCCCTGATCTGCACCACAGATTAAAGCTTAAGCAAGGAGTCCTGCAAACAGCTGATCTTCCAGAAAAACCTCCAAGAACACAGAAAccacattttatatttctttccattttGTGTATAGTGTTATCTGGTGTCATACCTCACACTATACCTTCTGCTGACCCCGTCCATATGTTTCATATGTCTTTGCTGACCTGGAGAAGTAATATTATATTCTTGCTTTTCACTTTGCCGTGTGCACAGACAAGGAAATGACACTAAAATCAAACAGCTGTTCCAAAGTCAACTGACTCAGTCAAATAGCCCAGAGCCATATGTTGTAAATAAAGGCAACATCTCCACCCAGTGGTGAAGTGAGATCTTTACTCTTCAGTTTACAAGCTCACTGTGAAGATTCAAAACTACAGGGGGTATTAAAATCAATCACTCAATCGTCTTTACAGTGATAGTAATTtagtcacacacattcatatctgcacgtgaaagtgtgtgtgtgcttctatGTTTATGTTCACGAGGCCTGACCTCTATTAGAAAGTGCTGTGATATGATGTTGTAGTTAACAAAAAAGGTCTCCTGTCATCAAGTAACCTACAACGACCACCAATAAAGTTATACAGCTTAAAACATATGAAATAGATTAAAAGTTTGTCGTAGTTTCAGACAGGCATACCTCCTCTATTAAGGTGATCAAATCCATATACGATTCAAGCTTTTCATTCATAGAGGCATAAGGATTAagcatttgttttgtgtgtgtgtgtgtgtgtgtgtgtgtgtgtgtgtgtgtgtgtgtctgtttccaACAACCGCAGCTTATCCTGACCATTATTGGAACAATCAGTCTAGCATTTTGTGTGCGCACTGTGTGCTCCAACACCCCTcatggttgcagtgattcacagttgttattgactgttttataaaGTCattgactcctcactcctcttaaacAGCTGGCAGGGGTTGCAGCTACAAACAACAAATCTGAGGCCACATTTCAGCCCTCGTCATGGcagaaaaactgacatccatagaaaagtttgatCTCATTTTACTCCATACCCGCTATGTTATAATCCACTAAGGTTAGACACCATATCAGATGTATCActcaactgtttttgttttctctacCACTATCTTCACTGTAAGTAAGCAGGGAGGGACAATTCCCACTGGCACCTGGATTTGTTCCATCTATTGCACGTCATTCCACACCAGGAGCGTTTCAGAAGCGGAGCATTAGCGTGCAAGATTTTTTAGACTGGTAGATTTaattgatttggtcatttttccttgatGTTGGTGTTTTTATCCTAAGTAAGTAAGCAGACTACTGTCATGACCTGGCTCAAAGCCATGACAAAAACGAGGAGACGTACGGTTTTTAAAGTAAAACGAAATGATTTTATTACAAACAATATAAAATTAGGTAATTGGCAACATAATCAAATACTAACTGAACTAACAAATAAACTAACTAAACCACAACATAATGCGCCAAGGAATCGCGGGCGCAGTGATGTAGCCGCGCCAGGTAGGTCacggagcagagcagagaagacCAAATGTGAGGAGTAGTGCCAGCTCTTATACACCTGTGGACTGGCCAGGTCCACCCAGGTGTGGCAAGCCCCACCTATGACCTGCAGGGAAAGACAAGACAACACAAAAGAGGGAACACAGAACACAACAGCAGGCCCTAGAGGCAGGAGGCCGTCACACTACGTacttaaatgtctttttgtgtgtgtctatttctgttgtttttcctaCACTGTTGTGCTATAGCCTTTACCTGCAGCCAGTGTAAAATCGTTtaaagtccagttatgaatgAGATGGATCAAAGACTTGTGGCTTGTTATATGCCTCCATGCTCCCGACAGCTTTGGCTGGAGGTGTTATGTTCTTAGGTTGTACGTTGGTCCCATTCTCGcaaacgcgatatctcaagaacaccgtgAGGGAAatatttcaaatttggcacaaatgtacAACTTGACTCAAGaacaaactgattagattttggtgttcaaaggtcacagtgacctcacaaaaGATGTTTTGGGCtgtaactgaagaattcatttttttatgacaacattaaacatgaatgtctaatggaataaaatgatgaattgatgactttttatatccaaaaggtcaaagatcaccttcactgtggcatcataatgttctgcaaaaacttTTTCaagccattactcaacatcctacctcaggaacagaaggggagacatttggtcaaatacTGAATTGGTGGTCTTtagtgtccaccttgaaactgtgctggttGTATAGATGTTCTagttaaacatgttttagtgtcggggcgccccatgtacaaggctgttgccgcagcggcccgggttcaagtctagcctgtgaccctttgctgcatgtcatcccctctctctctccccctttcacacttgcctgtcctgtccattaaaggtaaaatgcccagaaaaatatcttaaaaaacaaaacaaaacatgttttagtgttgCAGATGTgctttgcatgttattatgtaaaaATGGACTCTCTTCTGCTGATAAATTATAGTCTAAATCTACACCTTTAGCCTATCATTAGATAACTGTTACTCAAATAAACCGTGATTAAATATATCTTGTATGAATAAAGTTCACAAACAGGTTGTAGGTTTCGCACATAGACTGTATGGTTGTTCAGTGAACACCCTGCCTCTACtgctttatacatttttttccagtaaGATATAAATTCCAGCAGGTGGTGCTACATGTCAATTTACTTACTCTGGGAGCAacacagaacagacaaatcacatAACCCTTGACATTTCAAATACTTTTTTGTGAAGATACAATTGTGCTGAATGCTTCAGTTaaattcgactcccaagacgatcctcacccagctgtcaattcgattgagactggccaataggaacgtggccccactcatgacattattttcgcagcgaaagcaaaatcctgacacgagAGTAAAGGcttaggttttgagagagagaagaaaaatgttttgagagaaacaatttttttttttgagagagaaaatgttttcacatgatagcaaaaaaaacaatatttgagattaaaaaaaagttttttgagagagagtcTTTTTTCtcggaaatcattttttaaatctcgaagaaaaaaaaattatattctgtgacaaaatactttctctcaaaactttttttttagtctcaaatattattattttttgctatcagtctGAAaactctcaaacattttttttctctcatatcatttattttctcacatgtaataaagacacaaatctaactccatacatgcaaagaaaagcaaaacTGAGCAAATATGCAGTTATCTCAATAATAGTTGCACGTATTTCTTAAACAGGGTCATCATGATGATGGAAATGCAGATCCCTTTGTGTAACACCTGTATGAGACAGCAGCTTCTGTTTCACAGGTGCTCATACATTTGTAATCTGACAAAGTTTTACAGAAGGTTAAGGTCAGTTTTATCATGGATATCTTACATTTGTACATATACATTTGTACATATACATCTCTTACATCTGTAAAATATTCACAATGTGGAGAAAAGCAAAACTAAGTAAAAATGTAGTTATCTCAATACTTATATTTCTTCAACATGGTCATCATGGTGGTGGAAATGGAAATCCCTTTGTGTAACACCTGTATGCAACAGGGCAGGTGTTATCTTCAGCAGCTTCTGTTTCACAACTGCACATTTGTAATCTGTCATTCAAGTTTTATCAGGAGGTCAAGGTCAGTTTTATAAAACCCTGACATTACAGCTTAAACTTGAGTACAAATAATATCTCTGTTTTACACATACCTGCTTAATATAGCCTTTATTTGACCaaatgatcacattttatgaagGAAATATCTATGAGACAGGATGAAAGTATATTGTCTTGGACTGAATACCAGACATACCATGTCTTCAACCTTCCTGTGTAAGGTTTATCCAGCTATGATAAATGAGTGACTGCCACATTTAATCAGAAATATGATCGGATGGCTTTCCAATCATTTGTGACATTACTTCCCCATTTAAGATACAACAGAAGGAAGTCTCATCTTTAGATGACATTAGACACTAATGTCTTTTGTCCTCTCACAGGTTGTAAGCGATACCCCACATCCCAACATTACAACATTACTCTTACATCTGTAACATGCAGTAGGCACTTGTGACAATGGAATTATTTAAAGAAATGTGGAAATTCATTTAACTTCTCACTGCCCATACAAACAAAACTTGCAGAAAATAATGGCCTATTGTTGATGAAATGCAGTTTACAACTGAGTCACACTGGGTGTCAGAAAGACATGACATCACATGATGTTTTGACTCTTGACGCGAATTCCGTTCCATTCAGCCATGGTTACTCTGTTTATCTGACTATGTCAACAGCTGCTAGGtaaaaagatgttaaaatgtgGGCTGTTTGCAGACATGTTTGTAAAAATACCTAtgatttaattatgttttattcAGAAAACTATGTGCTTGGTCTGCTGTTGATACACAGGGAAAGCATTGCCTTGTGTTACTTCTCTTTTCTTGAAAAAATTCAGTAATTCTTGCTTAACTAGAATGGTACTGAGCTGTCAATTCCAGGAATGCAGAAACCGATCCCACAAGGAAGGGAGGAGCAAAAGTCTGTTACACCTGCAAGATGTGGACCTTAACTTTACATCTCTGCTTGGCTATCAGAGGAATCAGTCATGGGACTGCTGCTGCCAATCCTTCTTGGCTTTCTTGCCGCTCTGATTGGAGGGCTGTACGTTCTCGGGGTGTTTCGTCAGCGGCGACCAGGAGAACCCCCTTTGGATAAGGGGCTGATACCCTGGCTGGGTCATGTCTTAGAGTTTCGCAGGAACACGTTCAAGTTCCTACAGAGGATGAAGCAAAAGCATGGTGATGTGTTTACAGTACAGCTGGGAGGGTTTTATTTTACGTTTCTGCAGGACCCTCTATCGTTTGGGGCACTTGTTAAGGAGAGTCGAGAAAAACTGGACTTTATTGAGTTTGCTAAGCATTTGGTGCACAGAGTGTTTGGTTACTCACCTACAGAAGATGATCACGAGATTCTCCAGATGTCCAGCAACAAACACCTCAAGGGGGATGGCCTGGAAGTAATGGCACAAGCCATGATGAAGAACTTGCAGAATCTGATGTTGCACAACATCGGCTCAGCTGCAGACCAAAGAACCTGGATGGAGGATGGACTGTTTATGTACAGCTACAATATTGTTTTTAGGGCTGGCTACCTATCTCTGTATGGCAATGAGCCACACAAGTCAGGAGGAAATGAAGAGAAAgccaaagagaaagacagagcagAGTCAGACGCCTTATTTCGTGAGTTTCGTAAATATGACCAACTCTTTCCCAACCTGGCTTATGGGGTCCTGACACCAAGGAAAAGGTGGGAAGCAGAGAGACTAATGAGATCCTTCTGGAACACTCTGTCAGTGCAGAAAGTGAGGACCAAGGACAACATCAGTCGCTGGATTTGGGACATACAGCAGACCAAACAGGAGTTGGATATGACTGAGTCAATGATAACCAGGTACATGTTTGTACTTCTTTGGGCCTCTCAGGGCAACACAGGGCCTTCTGCATTCTggctgctcctcttcctcatgaAACACCCAGAAGCCATGACAGCAGTGAAGGAAGAGGTAGACAACGTTCTGAAGGAATTTGGTCAACAAGTCAAATGTGATGGTCCTTTAATTAACCTGACGCGTGCGATGCTGATGAAAACACCAATCCTGGACAGTGCTGTGGAAGAAACCCTCCGACTCACTGCTGCACCCCTCCTCACCAGAGCAGTGCTTCAGGATATGACCGTCAAGATGGCTGATGGGCGTGAGTACTTCATTCGCAAGGGTGACAGAATGGCAGTCTTTCCTTACAATGCTCACATTGACCCAGAGATTCACCCTGACCCACATTCATTCAAATATGACCGCTTTCTCAATCCAGATGGGAGCAAGAAAACTGATTTTTACAAAGCAGGGAAGAAGATGAAGTATTACAGCATGCCCTGGGGTGCTGGGGTCTCCATGTGTCCTGGGCGTTTCTTTGCCACCAATGAGCTGAAACAGTTTGCTTTCCTCATGCTGGTTTATTTTGAGTTTGAGCTGAAGAATCCTGATGAGAAGATACCTGAGATTGACTACAGGCGATGGGGCTTTGGATCTATGCAGCCCGAGAGAGACGTCCAGTTCCGATACAGACTCAGATATTAAACCAATCAATCATTCTGATAACATTTTCCCTGAAGTTGATCATCTCTGTGAGTGTTCTTTTAAAAGTTATGTATGAAACATGAGATTaagcttatttttatttttcataccaATGATGTGATAAGAACATCATTAATGTGGCTTCAGAACTTAACGTTTCTATATTTTTGGGTGGAAGTATATTGTCAGCAATATTCTAAATAAGGACTACAGATCGATTTCCTTTAAGTTTACTATACACAAAGGCACTGATATTTTCCATATCTTAGTTTATATTAGATATAACTCTGTCTCTTCTGTTTGTAAACCATGAATTAATctttgtaaaataaacaaatactaATGGTTTAAGAATATTGTGATTGTTTCTGTGCACAACTGTTTCCAGTATGTTATATGGTAAATAATATATCTAAACATGCTTAAGCTTACAAATTAGTATAGGTTTCACATATAGATTGTATGGTTTATATACATTCCAGCGGGTGGTGCCACATGTCCATTCAGGTGGTCTAGAGCAACAGACTTTGGAAATCTGATGACCCCTACCATTGATGTTCAGATACTTTTTGTGAAGATATTGTTGCTTGTTTTAATACTTTACAAAAGATCATTACAAAAAAGATGAAGCAGTGAATTCAGTATAGTAAATATTCCTCTAAAAAGCACTTTATTTCATAGTTCTTCTTAAATCAATAGATGTCATGTTTAGATTGAAtaaaaattatctattttgtgtACATTTAGTTGTGAATTTTTACACAAATCTTAGTACGTGAAAGGTTTACTATATGGAGAAGAGTTAAATACAGCTAAGATGCAGTTATCTCATTAATACCTCATGTATTTCTGTAACATCGTCATCATGATGGTAGCAATTGTGTAACATCTGTATCAGACAGGGCAGGTGTTATCTTCAGCAGTTTCTGCTTGCGCATATATTTGTTATCTGTCAGTCAAGTTTTACTAGAGGGTTAAGATCAGTTTAATCATGGACATCTTACATTTTGTACCATAAAACCCTGTAATTTTAGCTTTTTAATGTGAGTATAGGACAATGGATCTGTTTGACATGTTAAATAAAGTCTTTATGTGACTGATAACATTTTATGAGGCCAGAGTCTAAGGATTTTATGCGATGGAATTAAAAGCAAGTATGCTGTCCAAGGTTAGTCAAGTAGCTATAATAAATAAGTGAGTGCCACATTTAATCAACATAATGAGCAGTTGTCAGGGTCAGAGTGAGGCAGAGTTCACAAGAGACGCCCATTTCTTTGTGCTCGTCAGCAAGCAGTTTTGTTCTTTGCTCTGTCTGAATCACACGTAGAGCTCTGtttcttgtctgtgtgtgtgcatgtgtgtgtgtgtgtgtgtgtgtgtgtgtgtgtgtggtgctgcTTGTCTCTCGCTCTCTGGTTAGACACatctgacaaatatgtggaagcaTGGGATGCATATTCTatcatttatcatcattaaaatgtcatatttttacTGAGCATTcaaattttttgttttacaaaagtTTTCTTTCTGCTGGCACTGCCCCCCCTCACAGATTGCAGGCATTACCTCCATTATTACTCTGACATCTGTAACATGCAGTGGGTACTTGTGACAATTACTTGAAGATCCAGTATTTTGGATTAAGTGGCATTTAGGAGTAAGTTATCAGAACACTACAAATTCACAACATCTCTCTCTCAGCGGGCAGCTGGGTCATCTTCTTGACCCCCCCTTCAGCTGGGGTAGGAGATCAGTATGGCAATCTCTGCCAAGGTTTTTTCAATTCATAAAGtctcttttctttaaaaagtggGCTAATGCTGGCTTTCAACATATTTGTGTGGCTGGGAATCTGCAGTTAGCTGCAGTGTTTCTATGGTCAAGAGTCCCGCTGGACTGCCTCATTTGGAGGGTCAGGCCATTTTGTTCAGCAGAGTCCCATACAGTTTCTCCTGAAGCCTTTCTTCTTTAATTGGTTGCTGGATTCAGTCCTTTTAGCCCATCAAGTACGCAGCATAATATCTGGGCCCAGCATCCTCCTAGGAACAGTCAGAAACCAAGAACAAAAAGCAAGAACAGTTCCAAGTCAGGTTACAGGAGAGCAAATGCGCATGACTGTGACTTCTGGGCTCTTAGTAGTTCCAAAGGTGTCTCAGGCTTTGGGAGAGTTTTGGGTGGATACATCTTACAGGATGTGGCTGTATATGTGATGGCTCAACAAGCCACAAACAGAACCAGCATGTAGTCAGGACACAAGAGGCTAGAATTTTAGTTAAAAATTGTCTACTTCACATATTTGATGCTTCCATATCTAGTTTATTTCCATCACCTGCAGAACGATACCAAACACTTGATATTGCTTGAGTGAAACTTGACTTGAGGTAAACATGGATTAAACAgttacacataaacacatgatGACCTCTGTCATTAGGGCAAATACCAATCATATCAAATCAAGACGTAAGCATATGTATACCTTGTGTACAGCAAATgagtgaaataataaaataaaatacatatcaGATTCCTTATCAGTTTCGGTATAACAGGAATGTCTGTTCTCCCTCTCagggtgagaggaggaggggtaCAGTCTTGTAGTCAGCTCATGTTTCCCACAATCTCATATTACAGAAAAGAGGAACTTTATAAGGATTGTAAACTAGCTGATTAGCATTAACTAGCCATTTATTAGAAGTCAGAATTTGTTTGATTATAAAACATAGAGAAgaacacattcaaaacaaagATGTAAAACAATTCAAGGAGTAGCCTAGATATTTAAACTAGGAGGATTAGCAAAAATAACGGTGAAGCATGAGAACTAGTATACACACCAACAATTTAAATTGTTGCTTTGCATGAGTATTTGGATTGTACAGTATATCTTTAAAAGATTACTGCAGTCATAAGTGTCACcaaactgacactgacactCCCAGACATAccaaaccaaaataaaagaactagtggtgacgAAGGCCCAATGTTGCGTCTCCTCACATAgtctgtgtctcagccaaaaagttgcactgaacacacagcagagactACAGCTATGGACAAACGTCTGTgaccacacacactgctcatgCAGGCAGGGCATTCCTCATGGAACTGCTGCTGTTAATCCTTGGCTTTCTTGCTAGAATGTTTGGTTTGCTGTaaatttatgtgtgtgaatcaCTCAATGAGGAAAGAGTCATTTCAATGGCTGGacacaaaaattaaatattaattcaACATTCATCagctgtgtgaactttgagtgaatgttgagtcatttaaaaatatgttgtcATGTgtctttccctaaacctaaccaaattaACCTTTCTTGCGAAACCTAACCTACGATACATagctttacattaagtatgtgaCTTTACATTAggtacgtaactttatgttaagtacgtagCTTAATTCATAGAGCACTAATATTGATATCCGTTGTgttagggcattaacgactttttttcaggtcgacttatctgtcaataaagtcgagtcgacaagtcatttgatgacgtcatcacattgacacggcggaggaaagtgaagtatctccacacgtgatgtgtgtctgtcaaggcccgaacatactcgggcggaacgtacgtgGAACAGACTCTGCGGATGTCCGTGCGGACTCATAGCGGacatccgcaagccctgtgcgcgcaaagctcagattttacgaccgcgcggactccgctccgcgcaccagtgactgctcggcatgtatttttcacatcgcggggatttttcacggacatttttacaggaaactacaacgcggaagtgcgttCGACTATGAAAGCCGGAATGACTGCCCTacgttgtgtgtgcattttcataagaTATCATGCAAATCTTTGTATGAGAAAGCACTACTATCAGGGTTGGCCGGTGAGTTTAAAAATCTACTAGTcactcaatagattaccatcatatatttatttatttttggctgGTTTTTGGaggcaaatctagcagccacttacAAATTTTATCAGCATGTGGCTATATTTTGAACAGTTTAACATGAATATAACTTCCTCTCCCTTCTGCTTGTAAATCACACATCAGGCAACATTTGACTGCATACATAATTAAGTAATCTTTGTACtattaaatatttttagttTGATAAAATAGTTAACATTTTGACTGCTTCTTTGCACAGCTGTTTTCCAGTATGATATAAATGCCAGCAGGTGATGCTACATGTCCAGTGATATACTCTGGAGTGTCAGTTTGTAATGATAAATTTCAAGTTAAGCTTGACGTAAAACATCAGCTGAGTCAAAGATAAATAGCTTTAGATACAAACATTTTGAGTGTTGGAGACTAGTTGACATTGCTTGTTACATCCCATTACATGTCTATAGACAAGTgagaactaaaaaaaaaagcagagatgccagtgctttgttaatattttacatgCATATCTGTTGTATAATCATGGTGGTTAGTTTTCCTTGTTA harbors:
- the LOC126409059 gene encoding 7-alpha-hydroxycholest-4-en-3-one 12-alpha-hydroxylase-like — translated: MGLLLPILLGFLAALIGGLYVLGVFRQRRPGEPPLDKGLIPWLGHVLEFRRNTFKFLQRMKQKHGDVFTVQLGGFYFTFLQDPLSFGALVKESREKLDFIEFAKHLVHRVFGYSPTEDDHEILQMSSNKHLKGDGLEVMAQAMMKNLQNLMLHNIGSAADQRTWMEDGLFMYSYNIVFRAGYLSLYGNEPHKSGGNEEKAKEKDRAESDALFREFRKYDQLFPNLAYGVLTPRKRWEAERLMRSFWNTLSVQKVRTKDNISRWIWDIQQTKQELDMTESMITRYMFVLLWASQGNTGPSAFWLLLFLMKHPEAMTAVKEEVDNVLKEFGQQVKCDGPLINLTRAMLMKTPILDSAVEETLRLTAAPLLTRAVLQDMTVKMADGREYFIRKGDRMAVFPYNAHIDPEIHPDPHSFKYDRFLNPDGSKKTDFYKAGKKMKYYSMPWGAGVSMCPGRFFATNELKQFAFLMLVYFEFELKNPDEKIPEIDYRRWGFGSMQPERDVQFRYRLRY